The DNA segment tagctGTTGGAGGGATAGGGCTGGTTTGAAAGGGTCAGTGTTGATGTACCCTATAATGTGACACTGCACCGTGTGTGGCTGTGTGCTTCATTTCCCTGCTGCATTCATGTGCAGGGCTCAGCTTGGGCAGCCTTTTAGCAGCAGTCGGGAGGGGAGATCAAAGTGCCACCAGGCAGGGTGTTCAGTGCCTGGGTATCGAGTGGTCTCTGTGGTTTATTTACAGTAATTTGTTCTGCATTTTTCACAACAGCCACACCAACCCCACCTCTCTGCATTCACAAGCGTGAGGACGTCGTGGTGAAAGACACCACCATTTTCACCCAGTTACTCCTCTGACAAGAGGTTCTTGTCTAGAATGTGAAACTGTAGAAGCCCCCAGCTGGCGACCATAAATTCCTGCTTTAATGGGCTGTGTCAGACACGTCGGGTGGCTGTGCCGGGAGGGAACCCGAGACTGGATGCCAAAGGGAGGAGTTTCCATCCAGCAAAGCATTTGTGTGCTTGGCACGCCAAGGGCCGGggtgcctccagcccctctgcaggggAGGTGACACCCGGGGGAGAGGGGCACTGCACAAGTGgcttccccagctgcagggTCCCTCAGTGGTCACTCACAAGTGCCTGTAGAAGACTAGAACAAGGGAATGAGGTTTTGTTCTTGTCTGGCCTGTCACAGGTTTAAAAGTTGTGTTGATTTCCTGTCCAAAACTTAACCAAAGCCATTGTTGACTGGGCAGTGTGTGACTGTCCAGATGTGACTGTTCTAACTCACAGCAGATTCTTACTTAAactgtattttccttttgttgtaTCATTTTTGCTGAGATCATCAGTTTGCTGTTCTTCTGCTACAGACATTCACTGTCAGTTTTCATTGCTACTTTAAGACCTTTTGAGGATCTCTTGGATATTTTCTCCTCCTGTTTTTGCCTTTCATTGAATTTCTGCATTATCACTTGCAGCCATGGCTTCAGCCAGGGGAGCTCTATTAAGTACaattccctcctctcctcctgcccacGCTGGcaccagcctgtgctgtgcctgtggttTGTTGTACTGCTCCTCTCTTTTTCCTAGGTGGGAAGGAGGGTACATCCCTCTCCAGTGCTGGTTGTTCTCTACATTTGTGTAACAAGTGAAGGAGGTAGCAGTAATATCCTGCTATTGCTTTAATAACTTCTTCAAAGAAGTACAGCAAagccctgggaaaaaaaagttcctGACAGTTTGTGGTGTTAAGTTCTTGAAACATAAAACCAGGACCAGGCTCTGCTTCGAGCTGAAGTATTCAGTGTAGAGGGTCTGCAGCATTTGTCAGgggaaaatacttttattttgctGGCACCAAAGGTTTCTGAATACTGTTATATCTGACAGGCCAGCCCTAGGTTCAGCTGGTGCTTTTCTCTGTCCAAATGATGATTAGAGAATACTTTAGATAATTTAAACCACTAAAAGGCAGCTGATCCAAAAgaattctgtgatcctgtgaaaTAATAGTTTAGAGTAGTCAGGAAATTAATCACTTGGCATTCTGTCTTTTGAATCTTCTCATAATTCCTCTGCCAGGAAATGAGAAGGGGAAATCCTAGGCTAGCTAAATGAAGAGATGACTGTGAATTTTACCCCACAGCTGAACTGCCAGTGGCAGGCAGTGTGTTCAATGAAGAATTGCCAGGCAGACTTGTATCTGTAATTAGCGTTTCTCATGAGCAAGGGCTTCTAATGCTGGGTGGCACCAGCAAgaggctgctccctcctggtTTTCTCCTGGCCTTCCAGGAGTCCTGGCTGGCTGTCCATGTGCTGTGATTCCTGGCAGTGAAAGGAGAAGAGCTTTATTGGCTTTGACAAATGCAGTGTTACATGTGCGAGGTGACCTGTGCTGCCTCAGCTGCACACACCTGCCCTGGCCTCAGCTTTCACCAGTGTCCTCTAAAACAGCAAATTTGGCATTTGCCAAACAGATGATTCAGTGCATTGTGTGTCTGATGCAGCTGGTTTATTTTCAGACACATCTATAagttgaatttttattttttttttctgtttaaatggGTCTCTTGCAAGAAATTGCCTCCATGTTAATAGCAGATTTATGGCTACTGTCCAATACTGTCCTAATAGTGTATCCTGTTCAAAATTGGTATTTATGTAccaaaaaatgctttaaaaacaaGTAAATTAAATACCATGTTAATATAAATGTTAGTGGAAATATCTGATCTAAAGTTGATTGATATCCAAAAGAAGTTTCTCAGAATGTGGTCAAGGGAGGACTGCATAATAGCTATATGTTTCCtgtatttcttttgaaaatacatACCTCAAACATACCCATAGCTGATTCCAGCTTGGGAGAACTTGTAAAGTCATACTAGTGTATGAGAAGAAACACAAAACTTGGGTTACTTACTTAAGCTGTTGTTTGTGCTGTCCAGGTAACATTCTTTTAACACATGAAAATTAAATCTACAGTTCTAGATTTAAGCTTGTGTGGCCCAAAGCAGTTCCACATCCATTTTAGTTATTACAGAGGAAGTAAAACCTTCCTTTCTAAAACTTATGAGAGTAACCAGTATCCTCATCTTTCCAAAGAATTCTTCCTAAATgtaaaaagaagataaaaatcaTGGAATCTGCTTTCAGATTTGCAGGTACTGGGGGCTCTCCCTGAGCCCTTACAGTGCTCAGTTCTGTACCTTAGCGCTTCACCAGGTGCCCGTAAGGTTTATTTGATTGCTGGCTTGTGGAGTTTCTTGTCCGTGTGTCTCCTGTTTGAACAATTCCTGGAGATCAAAAGCTTTTGCAGAGAACAACCACGAGCAGCTCCTTGCTCAAACACTGCCCTCGATCCTCTATCCTGTGCTCATTACAATTATAGCCCCAAAACCGCAAAGTAGGAGTGGGAGTTCCTACAAATATTTGTAGGACTGTGAATCgcagtgtgctgtgggaggctgggacagctctggggtggATTTTCACGGAACCATGTTGCTTGCAGGAGCAGGTGCCCGTGCCTGTGTACCACCCCACGCCGAGCCAGACGCGGCTGGCCACGCAGCTGACGGAGGAGGAGCAGATCCGGATAGCGCAGCGCATCGGCCTCATCCAGCACCTTCCCAAGGGAGTCTACGACCCCGGCAGGGACGGCTCCGAGAAGAAGATCCGAGAGTGAGTCCTGGGACACAGTGGGAGGGACGGGGTTGTTGCCTTGGTTTGGGATGCTACCCTGGGAAACCTGACCTTGTCATCCTGGGTTTGCCTTATTTCAGGGGCTGGGATTTAAtgtagctttttaaaaaaattataaagccCTGCAGAAGGTTTGATGTGATGAGTAGCATccctgctgagggcaggggTTGGAACTCCATGGCTCCAAGATCCCTTTAACCCAACCCACTCCATCCATCTGAGGCTCTTTCCTTTATCTCACACAAGGCTACTCCTCACAGCATCTACAAATACTAAAACCATCCAGGAATAGATATTACACTGTTTTTAATTTCCAGGCTGGTAACAACAAccttaatattttatttttctcccttccagATGTGTCATTTGTATGATGGACTTTGTTTATGGGGACCCTATCCGATTTCTGCCGTGCATGCACATTTACCACCTGGACTGTATAGATGACTGGTTGATGAGATCCTTTACCTGTCCATCCTGCATGGAGCCAgtggatgcagcactgctttcaTCATATGAGACTAACTGAGCCAGGGTTTCTCTACTGAACCTTCGAGGAGACCATCCACTTCAATGGGTTTGATCCTTTTGTCATTCAGCCCAAAGAGCCAGGAATTAGGAATTAAGATCATGCACAAAGTATACATTtcctaataaataaataaaaaaatattcctgaatGGCTGCAAATATTGGAAAACATAGTATTTTAGAGACTATAGAAAAGTAGgttgttatttttaatgtaaagcCTTGACCCACCATTGTCTTTTAATGTTTGTTCTTACACCCATATATAGGAATTGTGTAAAGTGTTACAGCAACTGTAAATGTTTAAACTGCGTGTATCCAATTTTATTAGCAGCAAGATaagagtatttttttcctaaataaagTAACcagttttgttctgattctttTCACAAGTCCTGGCATTTGGGTCAAGGCTTTATTGAAATCTACATTTTATAACACTGGCACAAAGAAATAGTTTTAAGCTTGTTTGCacagttctttttctttttctttttttttttttccattggagATGGAATTCATTGCCTTAGGTCTTTTTAATAGTGTATTGTTATTGTTGGGCTGGCTCTATGCTTGAAAACCAGTTTATTTATAACCTGTTAAAAGTGCTATATTTTGTTTGCAGTTAGGAATATGCAGACTTCAAAGTGATCTCCTAGCTTATAAGCAAACTGAGATGCATTATCCCTTTTCTACAAGTGATACAGATTATGAAGATATGACAGAAGTCCTGCAGTGAAATTCTggtttcatgggtttttttaataatgtcCTTTGGTTTTGATGAACAGTCCTTAAACTTTAATATGTGACCTTTAACTGGATCAGATTAAAAGTGGGCCAGATGAACAATAAATAGTTAAGCTGccatcactgaaaaaaaataatttggaacTAATGTAGCGCTAGCATTGATCACTTATTCTATTTTTTCACCCTAAAATGGTTGTCTTGGATAATAGCAAATGGATACTGCATCTCTCCTTCTTGTAGTTCTTAGGTTATCAGAAGTTAAGAATAAACATACTGTATCCCAGTCTCCTGTATTAAATGTATCTGTtgagccctgctggctggcacaTCAGTCCACCAAACAGGAATGAAtgcagagaggagaaaaatagACTTTGTTCTGCACATAAATGCAAAGTTTATATAAACACAGAGTGTCAGGGTAGCAGTGGAGGGGCACACAGTCCTGCTATAGCCAGAATGACACAATTCCCTGATTTCTGTAGCAAACAGTACGTGCTTGTTAAGAGAGGCTCCAGCAAAGATTGTAGCTCTAAAGACCTTTTTCCACTCAGCatgattttctccttttttcttctcccccacTCCCTTGCTGTACCTGCTGTGACTTCTGTGCATTCAGTGCCACCCTGACACAGTGAGAAGCCCTGGTCTCATGAAACGAAACACAATCTCAAGTTAACCACAGCAAATTGGGGGATATTCTTGGATTGTGTTTCAGATGTGGTTTGAGTTCTTGATACAAGAAGTTGTGTTTAAAGACCCATGTCCTTTGAGGACTTACTGCATTTGCAGTAGAGGAGAATTGTAACTCTGTGGGTTATGGATAACTGGTCAGCACAATGGAGAATCAACATTTGTTTGTTattcctgcagctgacagcaCCCTGCTCCCTTAGAGAAGAGCTCCAAGGAGCAGTCAGAAGGAACTGAAAACACTCTGCAGTTCTAGTTTCACTCAAATGGCCACACATTTATCTGGACACAACGTTTTGCTGAATTCATGCATACCTAATTACATGGATACAAATCTGGGAAGAGACACCTCAAGTTGTGCAATATCATTGTTCCTTTTCATCATTCCATGTGTGTTCCTTTGTGTCCTcctttttgtctgtttgtttcaGGGgttgggttctttttttttttttttggtaaaacaATGTCCACATTAAGTATTCATTTCTTTATCTTGTTAAAACTGGCAAATGAACAATTTGAAAAAAACAGTGTTGTCATGGTGGTATTAATCTTTATTTATTACAATACTTAAGAATGATTTAAAAGAAGTAGGAAGTGATGGGTTACTGAGCTGAATGCTTTCCTAGGCAGCTGACACCTGAGCAGCTGAACTTTTTAATACTGATACTGACTGGGCTAAGGGAAGAAATTACATTTACTAAAGTACTTGTTAAATAGCAAAAAGGTGTGAAGGGCTAAAACTGGAGCTGACGACACAAGACCATTCCAAAAAAGTTCAAATTTTAGCTTAAAGACAAATGTGTAAATACAACaaataaatcaaattatttttcaagtttttagatACAATACTGTTCTGGGTGATTTCAAATTCCAAGAAGAATTGATCTAAATTTAATGCAAAATAATGTATAACCTGAATTCTAGCTAATTGTGGAATCAGATCAGTGTTTTATTTCTACCATCTATAAGATGAAGATATATTTACCTCCTGTCCTAGAGGTGTCTAGCAAATTACTTGCACTTCAAACACATGAAGACAgtccagcacagcacagctgttcCCCGCTGGAGTCTCCTGCAGCTGAGTGAGGGGAAGGAGTTGCTCTGCCTCACCTGGACCTGTTCACCCAAAATCCGTCTTATGCCAGGGTGGGCAGGTCTGTTGAAAAATGTCTGCAAAGCagtttgaaggaaaaaaaaccaaacaaaaaagcctcTTAGAACCAGTGTGTGCAGGTACCTGAGCGTGGAGGTGCTCGACagcctcaggagctgctgctgtgaagcATTTCCATAGGGCTGTGCAGTGTGATGGAAACACCGAGGGCAGTGATGGCATTTGTAATTCAGAGCTGGCAGtggcacagcagccctggcacagaccctgctggcTGAGAGGGCACCAGGCTCCATTTCAGCAGCACAAGGGACAGGGGCTGTGAAAGCCACAGCCCCAGGTCAGTGGCACCACATCACTGCTGCCCCTGCACAGAaactgcagggaggaagggagcaCCTGCACCCAGGAGGCACAGCAAGGATCTGCTTGGTTCCACTTGCACATTAGAGTAGGAAATGGATTTTGTCTCCTGCATGAGAGGGAAACTCCCACAAACCTGAAGCCAGAGATGTAGTGACAAGTAAGGAATACTCAGTTTTGTACAGATCTTCATGCTTAAAAATTCTTGCATGCTACAGGAATTACCACTTTAATCATTTTACATCTAAGGATGGTAATCCTTATTACTTGTTGCCAGTTCATTATGTAAATCTGGGGGAGAATCAtagataaacaaacaaacccagcccagagcatTTCTTTCTAAGGAACATGAGCCACATAAGGGTTTAAAAGCTCTTACAGTCTTGTAGCTTCCCAGGGCTGAAAGCAGTTCCGTGTTTGGAAGGCTGACAGTCTCCCTTTCCAGTGGCAGAAGGGTACATTTCTGGGCTGAGGGATTATGAAATACCTGAACTTACTTCAGTTGCCACAGTTTCAGGACTTTGACATTTCCTGTCCTTGTGCAATTGTGGTAACGATGAAAATTCTTTTGAGTCAGACTGCCAGTGAAATAAATAACAAGATGGCTGAAGCTAAACATACAGGGACTCTCAGCAGTTAAATCCTGGATTAAAAGGACTCAGGAAAAATGTGGATGCTGGCTGATTACAAAGAGAGTTTGTTACAGATAccacatttttattaaaaacatacaTTCTAGTTGACAGCCTATAAAACACATGAATAAAATCTGTTCAGAAGAACCCTTCTTGACTTAATACCCAGAATAAAAATTAGCTTCAAGGATTAGCTTTTCCTTTTATATAGCATTTAACTTTGAAGAATATAATTTATGCTAACCATCCTTTGCAGATTATCTTGCATTTAAACCTGTTCTGGGATAAGAGTTCGGGGCTTTGGAATTCTTGGTATGAAATGCAAAGTTAATGCTTTGTGATAAAGAGAACAGTCTAAATGCACTCTGCTAAAGCATCTTTTTGATTTAAGCAGAAGAAATAACTGTATTTTCACGCTAGCAACTGATTCATTACAACATCCACTGTGCTCTGACACTTTGCTAAGTAAAAGCTGCAGAGAGGAGTTTATAATGAAGAAATCCTTTGTGCAGAGCCCTTTCTGTGCTCCCACAGCACCGAGTATTTGCTTACTCAGCAAGAGGGGCCCAGCCACACGGAGCGTGCACAgagagcccccagccctcctgTGTCCTCCCGGCTGGAAAACAAGCAGCAGAAACCTAATAAACCTGCTCTTTTCAGCACCAACACCTACAAaacatttccctttctttccaggGAGGCATTTCAAgagctctgcacacagcagtAAATGGATTCACCACACGGGCCTTGGCTGCCCACACTGAGCCCTTTCCCAGCCTCACtctgctccctggctgcactTCTGCCAGGGTTCTCACTGCACCACGACAGGCAAACTTCACCTTTTCAGCCTCTTTTGCCCACACTTCTGCCATGTTAGCAGGAGTGCCTGTGTAATCCAGGATTCACGCTGGGGAAGCAGATTGAGGGAGGCAGACAAGGCAAGAATTCAAAGGGGGAAAGGATGAATCACTCCCAAATCTCTTTTCTGAGCAGGACAGAGCCATCCCAGGCACTGTCCCACTGAGGCAGAGCTCTGCTAGTCCAGAGTGAAAACTGATGCCTCCAAATCTAGAGCATAAAACTACATTTTTGTGAGGTTATCCCACTGGAGGACTCTTGCTAGATTGCATGTTTGCCTTGGGATTTCATCTTCTAGAAGGCTGCAAACTGCACAGTCCTGCAGTGTGATCATACTGCAAACCATTAGTAAAGGCCTTTAACCTCTGCATTTTCCTCAGCCATCACCaaagctttcttttctttttaaagtatcTTGCCCTTCTTAAGTCCTGAATTTACTAAATAGTTCAAGCAGTTAACTTTTCAAAAAGCTTTGGCTCCAGAACCTGTTACCACTGTGTGTGagtatacatacatacatagatgttttatgtatatttatatagcTTTTCtttatgtatgtgtgtgtgtgacagatCAAACACCAACAGTGCTGTAGCAAAGACACTGTGCATGGAATTCCTGCTGTTCCTTAGAAAGGCCAATATTTATTTGCATCAGTGATGAGCCCAGCCAACATCACAGAATGGAAACCTGACTCAGGTATCCACAAGCCATAAGAATGAAAGGTAAACCAAAATTTCACAAAATTGCATCAGACATTGGAATAATCTCCCCAAGCAATGTTagctctcccagcactgggtaTTCCTAAGATTCAGCTGGACAGGGTACAGGGCCACCTTGTCTAGCCTTTACTTTTGGCAAGAAAGGCTGGGCTAGATGATCCttgaggttccttccaacctgaTACTGCATCTATGACTGAA comes from the Passer domesticus isolate bPasDom1 chromosome 7, bPasDom1.hap1, whole genome shotgun sequence genome and includes:
- the RNF11 gene encoding RING finger protein 11, with the protein product MGNCLKSPTSDDISLLHESQSDRASYGDGAEPDQEPPPPYQEQVPVPVYHPTPSQTRLATQLTEEEQIRIAQRIGLIQHLPKGVYDPGRDGSEKKIRECVICMMDFVYGDPIRFLPCMHIYHLDCIDDWLMRSFTCPSCMEPVDAALLSSYETN